The following are from one region of the Paenibacillus sabinae T27 genome:
- a CDS encoding amidase has product MTLDIIYSDATKLAELIRTREISPVEVVQTHLDRIEAVNPKINAIVTVANDALEAARKAEATLLRGGVLGPLHGVPFTAKDSIDTAEVLTQRGSPIFKGRIPKTDATSVARLKNAGAILLAKTNLPEFSYSTESDNLLTGRANNPWNLERTPGGSSGGESAAIAAGMSPLGLGSDLAISLRGPAAHTGIIALKATHGRIPMTGLWPRVPRRFWHVGPMARSVRDIALAYSLLIGPDGADGFSTSTLAFDAGAGSSPDHPLRVGWLVEPGFGLIDTEVAATVQEAAKALQTAGCIVEPVRIPALELDDSLDVFNRLHVMELKPAFVEATAGHENEIFKIAKAMLETSDTNYGDYILAEQAAERLKDGFAEYFQRYDALLCPVLPIPAHAHGLSEIVINGQTVPATHIQSATVPFNVTGLPGLSIRFGTSKDGLPIGVQLVSNWYAESTILHLASLLENVSPVRDLHPSI; this is encoded by the coding sequence ATGACTCTCGACATCATTTATTCTGACGCAACCAAGTTGGCTGAGCTGATCCGCACCCGTGAGATCTCTCCGGTCGAGGTTGTTCAGACACACCTCGATCGTATCGAAGCCGTTAATCCTAAGATTAATGCGATTGTAACGGTTGCGAACGATGCACTTGAAGCTGCGAGGAAAGCGGAAGCAACACTCCTTCGCGGTGGCGTACTTGGTCCTCTGCATGGAGTGCCCTTCACCGCTAAGGATTCCATTGATACTGCAGAGGTATTGACACAACGCGGCTCGCCGATCTTTAAAGGCCGCATTCCTAAGACTGATGCTACCAGCGTCGCGCGCTTAAAGAATGCTGGTGCGATCCTGCTTGCAAAAACTAACCTTCCGGAATTCTCGTACTCTACTGAAAGCGACAACCTGCTGACCGGAAGGGCAAACAACCCTTGGAATCTTGAGCGTACCCCCGGCGGGTCGAGTGGCGGTGAATCTGCAGCGATCGCGGCGGGTATGTCGCCGCTCGGTCTAGGCAGCGATCTTGCCATCTCCCTACGCGGTCCAGCTGCACATACCGGCATCATTGCCCTCAAAGCCACACATGGGCGCATCCCGATGACAGGACTATGGCCGCGGGTGCCGCGTCGATTCTGGCATGTCGGCCCGATGGCACGCAGCGTTCGCGATATCGCGTTGGCTTACTCGCTTCTCATCGGGCCGGATGGTGCGGATGGCTTTTCCACAAGCACCCTCGCGTTTGATGCTGGGGCGGGATCCTCGCCGGATCATCCGCTTCGAGTGGGGTGGTTGGTCGAGCCTGGCTTCGGACTGATCGACACTGAGGTTGCGGCTACCGTCCAGGAGGCGGCCAAGGCGCTTCAGACTGCCGGCTGCATTGTGGAACCTGTGCGCATTCCGGCGCTCGAGCTGGATGATAGCCTCGATGTATTCAATCGGCTGCACGTAATGGAACTTAAGCCCGCTTTCGTGGAAGCAACTGCCGGACACGAAAACGAGATTTTCAAAATTGCTAAAGCGATGCTTGAGACGTCCGATACGAACTATGGCGACTATATCCTCGCAGAGCAAGCCGCAGAGCGGCTTAAGGACGGATTCGCCGAATACTTCCAGCGTTATGACGCGCTGCTTTGCCCTGTACTGCCTATTCCCGCACATGCACATGGCCTCTCAGAAATTGTCATCAACGGCCAGACTGTACCCGCCACACACATTCAAAGCGCGACCGTGCCGTTCAACGTAACCGGACTACCGGGGTTGTCGATCAGATTCGGCACCAGCAAGGACGGACTACCGATCGGGGTGCAGCTGGTATCTAACTGGTATGCAGAGTCAACAATTCTTCACCTCGCTTCGCTGCTGGAGAATGTAAGCCCTGTTCGAGACCTTCATCCGAGTATCTAG
- a CDS encoding TetR/AcrR family transcriptional regulator, producing MSSNPSREKILAAAKKVAQAHGYSGLNFRDLAEDVGIKAASIYYYFPNKADLGAAVARRYWEDSAAVLEALLAKFSDPIHSLRHYPDTFREALENNNRLCLCSFMAAEYEDLPEPVKKEVQTFADVNVAWLSKVLSAANVVSSEETERRAQAIFAAVAGAQLIARSRSDISLYDALIESYRVAGLLPA from the coding sequence GTGAGCTCAAACCCCTCTCGGGAAAAAATCCTGGCAGCTGCCAAAAAGGTAGCACAGGCGCATGGTTACAGCGGGTTGAACTTTCGTGATCTCGCAGAAGATGTGGGTATCAAGGCTGCGAGCATCTATTATTACTTCCCAAACAAGGCCGATCTCGGTGCAGCGGTAGCTAGACGTTATTGGGAGGACTCAGCGGCTGTTCTGGAGGCGCTTTTGGCCAAATTTTCGGATCCAATTCACAGTCTGCGCCATTATCCCGATACGTTCCGAGAGGCGCTTGAAAATAACAATCGCCTTTGCCTCTGCAGCTTCATGGCTGCGGAATATGAAGACCTACCAGAACCGGTGAAAAAAGAAGTTCAGACCTTTGCCGATGTCAATGTGGCTTGGCTGAGTAAGGTTCTATCCGCTGCGAACGTAGTAAGTTCCGAGGAGACCGAACGGCGGGCTCAGGCTATCTTCGCTGCTGTCGCTGGCGCTCAACTCATTGCGAGGAGCCGCTCGGATATTTCGCTCTATGATGCGTTAATCGAGAGTTACCGCGTGGCTGGTCTTTTACCTGCGTAG
- a CDS encoding DUF559 domain-containing protein, with product MAQVSLGKTRPWGYDEERPVSLTRVSRGVFYFGEDKIDFNEAYQQFIQYHLAHRTGERQSRLKRGYLHAESLFLEKVWWPLAGHMNDLHPEYEVLDWRGRSYFADFAWLPGYAKLIIEIKGFGPHVRDMDRMKYCNELNRETFLHAMGYRVISFAYDDIEQRPQLCVTLLRMVLSRYQPSAEPVSRALLAEKEVLRLAVHAAKPLRPVDVARHFEIDDKTAVLMLKKLCSKGWLIPVRRGKSERAVGYELANGVLDYDL from the coding sequence TTGGCGCAGGTTTCGCTGGGGAAAACACGCCCATGGGGCTATGACGAAGAACGTCCCGTTTCACTCACTCGAGTGAGCCGGGGCGTTTTTTATTTTGGGGAGGACAAAATCGACTTTAACGAAGCCTATCAGCAGTTTATTCAATATCATCTTGCACACCGGACAGGAGAACGCCAATCCAGGCTGAAAAGGGGGTATCTCCACGCTGAATCACTGTTTCTGGAAAAGGTCTGGTGGCCTTTGGCGGGCCATATGAATGATCTGCATCCGGAGTATGAAGTGCTGGATTGGCGGGGCAGGTCTTATTTTGCCGACTTTGCCTGGCTTCCGGGTTACGCCAAGCTGATTATAGAAATCAAAGGATTCGGCCCGCATGTGCGCGATATGGACCGGATGAAGTATTGCAATGAATTGAACCGGGAGACTTTTCTGCACGCTATGGGATACCGGGTGATTTCCTTTGCCTATGACGATATTGAACAGCGTCCGCAGTTATGCGTCACCTTGCTGCGAATGGTGCTGAGCCGCTACCAGCCATCGGCTGAGCCCGTCTCCAGAGCGTTGCTGGCCGAAAAAGAGGTGCTCCGGCTCGCCGTTCACGCCGCCAAACCTCTACGGCCGGTGGATGTCGCCCGGCATTTTGAAATCGACGACAAGACGGCCGTCCTTATGCTGAAAAAACTATGCTCCAAGGGCTGGCTGATTCCTGTCCGGCGCGGCAAAAGTGAACGGGCAGTCGGCTATGAACTGGCTAATGGCGTTCTCGACTATGACCTGTAA
- the yunB gene encoding sporulation protein YunB yields MGRIRKWGTRRLQLPTFGRLRLPRISWTPPARKGGFKSSGSGMFRRANRSGGGGGFADREWMALRPGGARFKSRPARASRKAGEWSERPSGGVRQASGGRQRRPGSRRRFWLTAVLLMLAAVLFGLGYVERHLTPPIIHLAQIRVKQVATEAINKAIASQVASGSNAEKLIDWKTDSAGKVSGFMLNYAEHMRITSQAAEVIQSTLDGLHNQTEHIPLGQALDSPLIASFGPDVPIKIEPQGAVKVELSTRQQNAGINMILVEVYIHIVTEVAVVVPFDMEPQVVDTEIPVSYLMVVGDVPMYYYDNQGRPVGSGSAGAPNIAVPAPSSGGVSTPGSSGGAAAPGASGAQSPGARGGQAGGSAAGGSGAGASGGGAPSTAEP; encoded by the coding sequence ATGGGCAGAATCAGAAAATGGGGAACCCGGCGGCTTCAGCTGCCCACTTTCGGACGGCTGCGCCTGCCGCGGATCAGCTGGACGCCGCCAGCGCGGAAAGGCGGGTTCAAGTCCAGCGGCTCCGGCATGTTTCGGCGGGCGAACCGGAGCGGAGGGGGCGGCGGCTTCGCAGACAGGGAGTGGATGGCGCTTCGACCGGGCGGCGCGCGCTTCAAATCCAGGCCCGCCAGAGCTTCGCGTAAGGCGGGGGAGTGGAGCGAGCGGCCAAGCGGCGGCGTGCGGCAAGCGAGCGGGGGGCGGCAGCGGAGACCGGGAAGCCGACGCCGGTTCTGGCTGACCGCCGTTCTGCTGATGCTGGCCGCTGTGCTATTCGGCCTTGGCTATGTGGAACGGCACCTGACGCCGCCGATCATCCATCTGGCGCAGATCCGGGTGAAGCAGGTCGCAACCGAGGCGATCAACAAAGCCATCGCCTCCCAGGTGGCGAGCGGCAGCAACGCGGAGAAGCTGATCGACTGGAAGACGGACAGCGCGGGCAAGGTCTCCGGCTTTATGCTCAACTACGCGGAGCATATGCGGATTACTTCGCAGGCGGCCGAAGTGATTCAGTCGACTTTGGACGGCCTGCACAACCAGACCGAGCATATCCCGCTCGGTCAGGCGCTGGACAGTCCGCTGATCGCATCCTTCGGGCCGGATGTCCCGATCAAGATCGAGCCGCAGGGCGCGGTCAAGGTCGAGCTGAGTACCCGCCAGCAAAATGCGGGAATCAACATGATTCTGGTTGAAGTGTATATCCATATCGTAACCGAGGTGGCGGTGGTCGTTCCGTTTGACATGGAACCGCAGGTGGTCGATACGGAGATTCCCGTATCTTATCTGATGGTTGTCGGGGACGTCCCGATGTATTACTACGACAACCAGGGCAGACCGGTCGGTTCGGGAAGCGCCGGCGCGCCGAATATCGCCGTGCCCGCCCCGTCCTCCGGCGGGGTCAGCACGCCGGGCTCTAGCGGCGGCGCAGCCGCGCCGGGCGCGAGCGGCGCGCAAAGCCCGGGCGCGCGAGGCGGGCAGGCGGGCGGCTCGGCCGCCGGCGGCAGCGGCGCGGGAGCGAGCGGTGGTGGCGCGCCGTCGACGGCGGAGCCGTAA
- a CDS encoding TVP38/TMEM64 family protein, protein MTDMINAWVDWLLQTLSLSGPAILLVTIPLALLQSLFGFFPFVILIVLHVSVFDVIGGMLVSWLVCNLGGVFVFYLSRRYLFHWFDRKFGRKLKRYDRWQRYLNRYGIWTLVLLRTIPIIPNNIINIMSAVSPLPFPAFIWGTSLGNLSYIWLFGTISSSLIVPREEWSFYLTGYGLFVAVLIAVFIWKHWGHLQEDKRERMV, encoded by the coding sequence ATGACGGATATGATAAACGCCTGGGTTGATTGGCTGCTGCAGACGCTGAGCCTTAGTGGGCCCGCAATTCTCCTGGTAACGATCCCGCTCGCGCTTCTTCAGAGCTTGTTCGGATTTTTCCCGTTCGTTATATTGATCGTGCTGCATGTCTCGGTATTCGATGTGATCGGCGGGATGCTGGTCAGCTGGCTGGTCTGTAACCTGGGAGGGGTGTTCGTATTTTATCTGTCCCGGAGGTATTTGTTTCACTGGTTTGACCGGAAATTTGGCAGGAAGCTGAAACGTTACGATAGATGGCAGCGTTATTTGAACCGTTACGGCATCTGGACGCTGGTGCTGCTCCGCACCATCCCAATCATCCCGAATAATATCATTAATATTATGTCGGCGGTGTCGCCTCTGCCCTTCCCGGCTTTTATCTGGGGGACGTCGCTTGGCAACCTGTCTTACATCTGGCTCTTCGGCACCATCAGTTCTTCCCTTATCGTCCCGCGGGAGGAATGGAGCTTCTATCTGACCGGGTATGGTCTGTTCGTTGCCGTGCTGATTGCCGTCTTCATCTGGAAGCATTGGGGCCATCTGCAGGAGGATAAGCGGGAGCGGATGGTTTGA
- a CDS encoding RNA polymerase sigma factor, whose protein sequence is MVGNTMDEVRLADVALMDEEAFFERLYVERRKMYAIAFSYLGTETDALEVVQEASCRAWMKRKKLKDEQAFTPWLIRITINCCMDELRRKKRMFPAERLAEEAAQEMKSNERIDLEWAMNRMKPKYRHVVILKYYQDMTTAQIAMVLNKPEGTIKTWLREGLKQLRKYL, encoded by the coding sequence ATGGTGGGAAATACAATGGACGAGGTCCGGTTGGCGGATGTTGCGCTGATGGATGAAGAAGCTTTTTTTGAGCGCCTGTACGTCGAACGCCGAAAAATGTACGCCATCGCCTTCAGCTACCTGGGAACGGAAACGGACGCGCTGGAGGTGGTGCAGGAAGCGTCATGCCGGGCATGGATGAAGCGCAAAAAGCTTAAAGACGAGCAGGCTTTCACGCCTTGGCTGATCCGGATCACCATCAACTGCTGCATGGATGAGCTCCGGCGCAAAAAGCGCATGTTTCCAGCAGAGAGGCTGGCGGAGGAAGCAGCGCAGGAAATGAAAAGCAACGAACGGATCGACCTGGAGTGGGCGATGAACCGGATGAAGCCGAAATACCGGCATGTCGTGATCCTGAAATACTACCAGGACATGACAACCGCCCAAATTGCAATGGTGCTGAACAAACCCGAAGGCACGATCAAAACCTGGCTGCGCGAGGGGCTGAAGCAGCTTCGGAAGTATCTGTAG
- a CDS encoding DUF4179 domain-containing protein, with product MVEKEERILRQNAQDVNRHAETFQEMKIYNAMRKGITEGKKREKRRIYSTGMGVTAAAAVAVLLTFSFLNGAPVTEVSEHSVQTASTKNWDDFKEYRLSSRLLDPALASALEQNLVKPVRQSAESKGYRVDVAGAVTDGRKVFVLYSVQNNTDKEIDHADFSLQFGAFKDPYPGKGTVLMMLGPESRIPPGQSVDFIYSTNLPPSVHSKEANYHVALTETSEEALASSGSRKSKYRTDLDIAFELDPDMLKNQQHTLTADRTLTVDGQKINVRQVLYTPLSTYVDLEYDKNNEKRIFQLINPVLISKKGDTAEKIYYPGIITSDNSVAYSDDSKATLVFRNSRYSQPDSVTLKTFGISAVDKDQMKIVVDLDKKQIIEAPGSGLELVEPTPEDHAEAGEILLRHKIYNGQFFKNTFTILADSFTDAEGTVHKRVNSTVLGNFGSHMLSKDGTAVDEFQFNFGEKAKDYPQPLTIPIERYQNPIMDTQAVELYSKN from the coding sequence ATGGTAGAAAAAGAAGAACGCATTCTGCGCCAGAATGCCCAAGATGTGAACCGGCACGCCGAAACGTTCCAGGAAATGAAAATCTACAACGCCATGCGAAAAGGAATTACAGAGGGGAAAAAGCGCGAGAAGCGGCGCATCTATTCCACCGGTATGGGTGTGACTGCTGCCGCAGCGGTTGCCGTCCTGCTTACGTTCTCCTTCTTAAATGGAGCGCCGGTAACAGAAGTTTCTGAACATTCCGTGCAAACGGCTAGCACTAAAAATTGGGATGATTTCAAAGAGTACCGCTTGAGCTCCAGGTTATTAGATCCCGCACTTGCAAGCGCACTGGAACAGAATCTCGTAAAGCCGGTCCGCCAGAGCGCGGAAAGCAAAGGCTACCGTGTCGATGTAGCCGGTGCTGTTACGGATGGCCGAAAGGTGTTTGTCCTGTACAGTGTCCAGAATAATACGGACAAAGAAATCGATCACGCGGATTTCTCGCTTCAATTTGGAGCCTTTAAGGACCCGTATCCTGGTAAAGGCACAGTATTAATGATGCTGGGTCCCGAGAGCCGAATCCCGCCGGGCCAATCCGTAGATTTTATATACTCCACCAACCTTCCCCCATCGGTTCATTCGAAGGAGGCGAACTACCATGTTGCTCTTACCGAGACCTCAGAGGAGGCGCTCGCTTCCAGCGGTTCCCGCAAAAGCAAGTACCGGACTGATCTGGATATTGCGTTCGAGCTTGATCCCGACATGTTAAAAAACCAGCAGCATACGTTAACTGCTGACCGCACTTTGACCGTGGACGGACAGAAAATCAATGTACGTCAAGTGCTGTACACCCCGCTGAGCACCTATGTGGATTTGGAGTATGACAAGAACAACGAGAAACGAATTTTCCAATTGATTAATCCTGTTCTGATCAGTAAAAAAGGGGACACTGCCGAAAAAATATATTACCCCGGCATCATCACATCTGACAATTCCGTAGCCTACTCGGACGATTCCAAGGCCACGCTCGTATTCAGGAACAGCAGGTACAGCCAGCCAGACTCCGTTACATTAAAAACATTCGGCATTTCGGCTGTCGATAAGGATCAGATGAAAATTGTCGTCGATCTAGACAAAAAACAGATTATTGAAGCGCCGGGGAGCGGTCTTGAACTTGTCGAGCCCACGCCAGAGGACCATGCGGAAGCGGGAGAAATCCTGTTACGGCATAAAATTTACAATGGCCAATTCTTTAAGAACACTTTTACCATACTGGCCGACAGCTTCACCGATGCGGAGGGTACAGTGCACAAAAGAGTGAATAGCACCGTATTAGGTAACTTCGGAAGCCATATGTTATCAAAGGATGGTACTGCGGTGGACGAGTTCCAATTTAACTTTGGAGAGAAAGCCAAGGACTATCCGCAGCCTCTGACCATACCAATTGAGCGGTATCAGAATCCGATTATGGACACGCAGGCCGTAGAGCTGTACTCGAAGAATTAG
- a CDS encoding glycine betaine ABC transporter substrate-binding protein, producing MKKRNKRSLLSIALLTVMAAAVMLTGCSSSGGGSKTVKLAYVAWDSEIASTYVVKEVLESKLNKTVEMLQVDAGPMFAGIADGSADAMVAAWLPSTHASYMEKYGNDMEDLGANLNGTKIGLTVPAYMKVDSIEDLTDKAVADSLDHKIIGIEPGAGIMSATEKALADYNLKDYTLVESSSAAMAQELQKAYDANQPIVVTGWTPHWMFANMDLKYLDDPKGVYGGDEQIHTMARKGLKDDQPDVYKVMDQFQWTPEDMAKVMVGIQGGQSPEEAAKAWVEANPDKVNEWTKGIE from the coding sequence ATGAAGAAAAGAAACAAACGGAGCTTATTGTCCATCGCCCTATTAACCGTCATGGCCGCAGCTGTTATGCTGACAGGCTGTTCGTCTTCGGGCGGCGGCTCCAAGACGGTAAAGCTGGCCTACGTAGCCTGGGATTCGGAAATCGCCAGCACCTATGTGGTCAAGGAAGTGCTGGAATCGAAGCTGAACAAGACGGTTGAAATGTTGCAGGTCGACGCCGGTCCGATGTTCGCGGGCATCGCCGACGGAAGCGCGGACGCGATGGTGGCCGCCTGGCTGCCGAGCACGCATGCTTCCTACATGGAGAAATACGGCAACGATATGGAAGACCTCGGCGCCAACTTGAACGGAACGAAGATCGGATTGACGGTTCCGGCCTATATGAAAGTGGATTCGATTGAAGATCTGACTGACAAAGCGGTCGCAGATTCTCTGGATCACAAAATTATCGGCATCGAGCCGGGCGCTGGTATTATGTCGGCCACGGAAAAAGCGCTCGCCGATTACAATCTGAAGGACTACACGCTGGTGGAGAGCTCGTCGGCAGCGATGGCGCAGGAGCTGCAGAAAGCCTATGACGCCAATCAGCCGATTGTCGTGACGGGCTGGACGCCGCACTGGATGTTCGCCAACATGGATCTGAAATATCTGGATGATCCCAAAGGCGTCTATGGCGGTGACGAGCAGATTCATACGATGGCCCGCAAAGGCCTGAAAGACGATCAGCCCGATGTCTACAAGGTAATGGACCAGTTCCAATGGACGCCGGAGGATATGGCGAAGGTGATGGTTGGCATTCAGGGCGGCCAGAGCCCGGAGGAAGCGGCTAAGGCTTGGGTTGAAGCGAACCCGGACAAAGTAAATGAATGGACGAAGGGTATCGAGTAA
- a CDS encoding ABC transporter permease — MNIPKLPLGRLIEQIEEWLTLYFGPVFDFIHAVIGGMVAGINAGLTFLPAIAVILLITALAYWIGKWRLALFALIGLLLIDNLGLWAPSMQSLALVLTASVLAVLIGVPIGILCAQSAAARNVATPILDFMQTMPAFVYLLPAVSFFSLGVVPGVIASIIFAIPPTIRLTSLGIRQVSPELVEAADAFGSTPRQKLFKLQLPLALPTIMAGINQTIMLSLSMVVISSMIGAQGVGAYVYRAVSQAKTGAGFEAGIAIVVLAILLDRLTQNALKIKHK, encoded by the coding sequence ATGAATATTCCAAAATTGCCGCTCGGCCGTCTGATCGAGCAGATTGAGGAGTGGCTTACGCTCTACTTCGGCCCCGTCTTTGATTTCATCCATGCCGTCATCGGAGGCATGGTGGCAGGCATCAATGCCGGTCTTACCTTTCTGCCCGCGATTGCCGTTATCCTGCTGATTACGGCGCTGGCATACTGGATCGGGAAGTGGCGTCTTGCGCTGTTTGCGCTGATCGGACTCTTGCTGATCGATAACCTAGGGCTGTGGGCGCCTTCGATGCAGTCGCTGGCCCTTGTGCTGACGGCCTCCGTGCTGGCGGTGCTGATCGGCGTGCCGATTGGCATTCTGTGCGCGCAGAGCGCCGCCGCGCGGAATGTGGCGACGCCGATTCTCGACTTTATGCAGACGATGCCGGCGTTTGTCTATCTGCTTCCAGCGGTTTCCTTTTTCTCGCTAGGCGTCGTTCCGGGCGTCATCGCATCGATCATATTCGCGATTCCGCCGACGATCCGCCTGACGAGCCTCGGCATCCGCCAGGTCTCGCCGGAGCTGGTCGAAGCCGCCGACGCGTTCGGCTCGACCCCAAGGCAGAAGCTGTTCAAGCTGCAGCTTCCGCTTGCGCTGCCGACCATTATGGCCGGCATTAACCAGACGATCATGCTGTCTCTGTCGATGGTCGTCATCTCATCTATGATCGGCGCGCAGGGAGTCGGCGCCTATGTGTACCGGGCCGTATCGCAGGCCAAGACCGGCGCCGGGTTCGAGGCGGGGATCGCCATCGTTGTTCTGGCGATTCTGCTGGACCGTCTGACGCAAAATGCGCTGAAAATCAAGCATAAGTAG
- a CDS encoding quaternary amine ABC transporter ATP-binding protein: protein MPILEVKQLTKIFGQDARKGLTLLQQGWSKEKIAREAKLTVGVNQADFHIKEGEIFVIMGLSGSGKSTLVRLLNRLIDPTAGQILFRGQDIVKMNAEELRQFRRKNIGMVFQKFGLFPHRTVLGNAEYGLEVQGVDKKKRRELAQQALELVGLGGWENHRPDQLSGGMQQRVGLARGLANDPDILLMDEAFSALDPLIRKDMQQELLELQSRVKKTIIFITHDLDEALRIGDRIALMKDGVIVQIGTPEEILIQPANKYVERFVEDVDLSKVLTAAHVMKQPEMIRPERGPRVALQLMRDSGVSSLYVADKEMKLLGVITADDAAWALKEQKTISDVLRTEIPSASPDTLLNELFELMAESPLPVAVVDERERLKGIVIKGAVLSALAGNAVPEGGDI, encoded by the coding sequence ATGCCTATTTTGGAGGTCAAACAGCTGACCAAAATTTTCGGACAGGACGCCCGCAAAGGGCTCACCCTGCTGCAGCAAGGCTGGTCCAAAGAGAAGATTGCCCGCGAGGCCAAGCTGACGGTCGGAGTGAATCAGGCCGATTTTCATATTAAAGAAGGCGAAATTTTCGTCATTATGGGCTTGTCGGGGAGCGGCAAATCGACACTTGTCCGGCTGCTTAACCGTCTGATCGATCCGACGGCGGGACAGATTCTGTTCCGGGGACAGGATATTGTGAAGATGAATGCGGAGGAGCTTCGTCAGTTCCGCCGCAAAAATATCGGTATGGTCTTTCAAAAGTTCGGCCTGTTCCCGCACCGGACAGTGCTCGGCAACGCGGAGTACGGACTTGAGGTGCAGGGTGTGGACAAAAAGAAACGTAGAGAGCTGGCGCAGCAGGCGCTGGAGCTGGTCGGCCTCGGCGGCTGGGAGAACCATCGCCCCGATCAGCTCAGCGGCGGGATGCAGCAGCGCGTCGGACTTGCGCGCGGCCTGGCGAACGACCCGGACATCCTGCTGATGGACGAGGCGTTCAGCGCGCTTGATCCGCTGATCCGCAAGGATATGCAGCAGGAGCTTCTGGAGCTGCAGTCGCGGGTGAAGAAGACGATCATCTTCATCACGCATGATCTGGACGAAGCGCTGCGGATCGGGGACCGGATCGCCTTGATGAAGGACGGCGTCATTGTGCAGATCGGCACACCGGAAGAAATTCTCATCCAGCCGGCTAATAAATACGTGGAACGGTTCGTGGAGGATGTCGACTTGTCGAAGGTGCTGACCGCGGCGCATGTCATGAAGCAGCCGGAGATGATCCGGCCCGAACGCGGTCCGCGCGTCGCGCTGCAGCTGATGCGCGACAGCGGCGTGTCCAGCCTGTATGTGGCGGACAAAGAGATGAAGCTTCTGGGCGTAATTACCGCCGATGACGCTGCGTGGGCGCTGAAAGAGCAAAAAACGATTTCTGATGTGCTGAGAACCGAGATTCCCAGCGCGAGTCCGGATACGCTGCTGAACGAATTGTTCGAGCTGATGGCGGAATCGCCGCTGCCGGTGGCGGTTGTGGACGAGCGGGAACGGCTGAAAGGAATCGTGATTAAAGGCGCCGTACTGTCCGCGCTTGCGGGCAATGCGGTGCCGGAAGGAGGGGATATCTGA
- a CDS encoding GbsR/MarR family transcriptional regulator has protein sequence MKDLEGLAPEQIERISKVRERVIDSIGKNMDLYGVTLSIGHLYGYMYFNQGPVTLDELSKAMGMSKTSMSTGVRTLLDLKMIDKVWGKGTRKDLFEVSSDWYQNFSDYFSIKWRKAVESNMNVLSKALNELRAMKEEYGGQEELNSLLHKDERKIEDAIKYYRWLLKLIEAMETGKIYDLIPKEE, from the coding sequence ATGAAAGATTTAGAAGGACTCGCGCCCGAGCAAATTGAAAGAATCAGCAAGGTCCGGGAGCGCGTCATTGATTCGATCGGTAAAAATATGGACTTATACGGCGTCACCCTGTCCATCGGCCATTTGTACGGATATATGTATTTCAATCAGGGGCCGGTTACACTGGACGAGCTGAGCAAAGCGATGGGCATGAGCAAGACGTCCATGAGCACGGGGGTCCGGACGCTGCTTGATCTGAAAATGATCGATAAAGTATGGGGCAAAGGAACGCGCAAGGATCTATTCGAGGTATCCTCCGACTGGTACCAGAATTTCAGCGACTATTTCTCGATTAAATGGAGAAAAGCCGTGGAAAGCAACATGAACGTCCTGTCGAAGGCGTTAAACGAGCTTCGGGCGATGAAAGAGGAATATGGCGGGCAGGAGGAGCTGAACTCCCTGCTGCATAAAGACGAGCGCAAAATCGAAGATGCCATTAAATATTACCGCTGGCTGCTGAAGCTGATCGAGGCGATGGAGACCGGCAAAATCTACGATTTGATTCCGAAGGAAGAATAG
- a CDS encoding MarR family winged helix-turn-helix transcriptional regulator yields the protein MREILREIGMIARAFDSISNIEFKELELTKGQYLYLVRICEHPGIIQEKLAEMIKVDRTTAARAIAKLELQGFIEKRSDPDNRKIKKLYPTAKGEEAYPFLKRESDYSDQSALAGLSGEEIETLHKLLNRVRRNVEQDWEYVKKGNKRSY from the coding sequence ATGAGAGAGATTTTACGTGAGATCGGAATGATTGCCAGAGCCTTCGACTCCATCAGCAATATCGAATTTAAAGAACTGGAGCTGACGAAGGGGCAGTATTTATACCTGGTTCGTATCTGCGAGCATCCCGGGATCATTCAGGAGAAGCTGGCCGAGATGATCAAGGTGGACCGGACGACCGCAGCGCGCGCCATTGCCAAGCTGGAGCTTCAAGGGTTTATCGAGAAGCGCAGCGACCCGGACAACCGGAAGATCAAGAAGCTGTATCCGACCGCTAAAGGGGAGGAAGCGTATCCTTTTTTAAAAAGAGAATCCGACTATTCCGACCAATCGGCCCTGGCTGGCTTGTCCGGTGAGGAAATCGAGACGCTGCACAAGCTCTTGAACAGGGTGAGGCGGAACGTCGAACAGGACTGGGAATATGTGAAAAAAGGCAACAAGCGAAGTTATTAG